A window of the Henckelia pumila isolate YLH828 chromosome 3, ASM3356847v2, whole genome shotgun sequence genome harbors these coding sequences:
- the LOC140886753 gene encoding UBP1-associated protein 2A-like isoform X2, with the protein MAKKRKIAANSLPPSQPEPPPHQPVKVEEDPEEEEEAEYEEVEYEEELEEEEEEDGEEDAEGQSDEEDDGEDEDLLDAPSRSLLDSFSKEALISLLLEAAENYPQVAVRILESAEADPSQRKIFVHGLKWDTTSEILSEEFVKYGEIENCRVIPDKTTGKSKGYGFVIYKSIRGALQALKEPQKLIGGRMTSCQLASVGNFQTQIPSSQEPGMCESEHTQKKIYVSNVGAELDPKRLTAFFSRYGEIEEGPLGLDKETGKPRGFCLYVYKTVESAKMALAEPHKQFEGVTLHCQKAIDGPKLHKKQMIQMQMPQNIQSQQFTNNLAPSFAGSSSTVVPAVIPGNLMAPPPLQQHHQGLSLNPAALGQALTTLIAAQGSGLNLLGAFGSVGPGAGLVNNPVVMPSLGSQLVQGGYGNQATGNIGLSGYRNQAAGNIGLSGSSKKLNGRGRGGRSQRGGRAYMGR; encoded by the exons ATGGCGAAGAAGCGAAAGATCGCCGCCAACTCTCTCCCGCCGTCGCAACCTGAACCACCACCCCATCAGCCTGTAAAAGTTGAAGAAGAtcccgaagaagaagaagaagctgaaTATGAAGAAGTAGAATACGAAGAAGaattggaagaagaagaagaagaggacgGAGAAGAAGACGCCGAGGGACAGTCAGATGAAGAGGACGATGGCGAAGACGAGGATCTTCTCGATGCCCCGTCACGGAGTCTACTGGATTCTTTCTCCAAGGAGGCTCTGATAAGTTTGCTCTTAGAGGCGGCGGAGAATTACCCACAAGTAGCCGTGAGGATTTTAGAGTCAGCGGAGGCTGATCCATCTCAGCGGAAGATATTCGTGCACGGCCTCAAGTGGGACACCACTTCCGAGATTCTGTCTGAAGAGTTTGTCAAGTATGGGGAGATAGAGAATTGTCGCGTGATCCCAGATAAGACCACCGGAAAATCCAAGGGATAtggttttgttatttataaGTCCATCCGTGGGGCTCTCCAGGCGTTGAAGGAGCCGCAGAAGCTAATCGGTGGCAGGATGACGTCTTGCCAACTGGCGTCCGTTGGGAATTTCCAGACGCAGATACCGAGTAGTCAGGAGCCAGGGATGTGTGAATCGGAGCATACCCAGAAGAAGATATATGTGAGTAATGTTGGGGCGGAGCTTGATCCCAAGAGATTGACTGCCTTCTTTTCGAGATATGGGGAGATTGAGGAAGGACCCTTGGGTCTAGATAAGGAGACTGGGAAACCTAGAGGGTTCTGTTTGTATGTGTATAAAACGGTAGAGAGCGCCAAAATGGCTTTGGCAGAACCTCACAAGCAATTTGAAGGAGTTACTCTACATTGCCAAAAGGCAATTGATGGTCCTAAGTTGCACAAGAAGCAAATGATTCAGATGCAGATGCCCCAGAATATTCAGAGCCAACAATTTACCAACAACCTGGCTCCGAGTTTTGCTGGTTCCAGTTCCACGGTGGTGCCGGCTGTTATTCCTGGAAATTTGATGGCTCCGCCTCCATTGCAGCAGCATCACCAGGGCTTGAGTCTGAACCCAGCTGCTTTAGGGCAGGCACTGACAACATTAATAGCGGCACAGGGTTCAGGATTGAACCTTCTAGGGGCTTTTGGTTCTGTGGGACCAGGTGCTGGACTGGTGAACAACCCTGTTGTGATGCCGAGCTTGGGGAGTCAGCTGGTGCAGGGTGGATACGGAAATCAAGCTACCGGGAACATTGGTCTAAGTGGGTATAGAAATCAAGCTGCCGGGAACATTGGTCTAAGTGG GTCTTCAAAGAAGCTAAACGGAAGGGGACGTGGTGGAAGGTCCCAACGCGGAGGAAGGGCTTACATGGGGCGATAA
- the LOC140886753 gene encoding UBP1-associated protein 2A-like isoform X1, whose translation MAKKRKIAANSLPPSQPEPPPHQPVKVEEDPEEEEEAEYEEVEYEEELEEEEEEDGEEDAEGQSDEEDDGEDEDLLDAPSRSLLDSFSKEALISLLLEAAENYPQVAVRILESAEADPSQRKIFVHGLKWDTTSEILSEEFVKYGEIENCRVIPDKTTGKSKGYGFVIYKSIRGALQALKEPQKLIGGRMTSCQLASVGNFQTQIPSSQEPGMCESEHTQKKIYVSNVGAELDPKRLTAFFSRYGEIEEGPLGLDKETGKPRGFCLYVYKTVESAKMALAEPHKQFEGVTLHCQKAIDGPKLHKKQMIQMQMPQNIQSQQFTNNLAPSFAGSSSTVVPAVIPGNLMAPPPLQQHHQGLSLNPAALGQALTTLIAAQGSGLNLLGAFGSVGPGAGLVNNPVVMPSLGSQLVQGGYGNQATGNIGLSGYRNQAAGNIGLSGYINQTAGNIGLSRSSKKLNGRGRGGRSQRGGRAYMGR comes from the coding sequence ATGGCGAAGAAGCGAAAGATCGCCGCCAACTCTCTCCCGCCGTCGCAACCTGAACCACCACCCCATCAGCCTGTAAAAGTTGAAGAAGAtcccgaagaagaagaagaagctgaaTATGAAGAAGTAGAATACGAAGAAGaattggaagaagaagaagaagaggacgGAGAAGAAGACGCCGAGGGACAGTCAGATGAAGAGGACGATGGCGAAGACGAGGATCTTCTCGATGCCCCGTCACGGAGTCTACTGGATTCTTTCTCCAAGGAGGCTCTGATAAGTTTGCTCTTAGAGGCGGCGGAGAATTACCCACAAGTAGCCGTGAGGATTTTAGAGTCAGCGGAGGCTGATCCATCTCAGCGGAAGATATTCGTGCACGGCCTCAAGTGGGACACCACTTCCGAGATTCTGTCTGAAGAGTTTGTCAAGTATGGGGAGATAGAGAATTGTCGCGTGATCCCAGATAAGACCACCGGAAAATCCAAGGGATAtggttttgttatttataaGTCCATCCGTGGGGCTCTCCAGGCGTTGAAGGAGCCGCAGAAGCTAATCGGTGGCAGGATGACGTCTTGCCAACTGGCGTCCGTTGGGAATTTCCAGACGCAGATACCGAGTAGTCAGGAGCCAGGGATGTGTGAATCGGAGCATACCCAGAAGAAGATATATGTGAGTAATGTTGGGGCGGAGCTTGATCCCAAGAGATTGACTGCCTTCTTTTCGAGATATGGGGAGATTGAGGAAGGACCCTTGGGTCTAGATAAGGAGACTGGGAAACCTAGAGGGTTCTGTTTGTATGTGTATAAAACGGTAGAGAGCGCCAAAATGGCTTTGGCAGAACCTCACAAGCAATTTGAAGGAGTTACTCTACATTGCCAAAAGGCAATTGATGGTCCTAAGTTGCACAAGAAGCAAATGATTCAGATGCAGATGCCCCAGAATATTCAGAGCCAACAATTTACCAACAACCTGGCTCCGAGTTTTGCTGGTTCCAGTTCCACGGTGGTGCCGGCTGTTATTCCTGGAAATTTGATGGCTCCGCCTCCATTGCAGCAGCATCACCAGGGCTTGAGTCTGAACCCAGCTGCTTTAGGGCAGGCACTGACAACATTAATAGCGGCACAGGGTTCAGGATTGAACCTTCTAGGGGCTTTTGGTTCTGTGGGACCAGGTGCTGGACTGGTGAACAACCCTGTTGTGATGCCGAGCTTGGGGAGTCAGCTGGTGCAGGGTGGATACGGAAATCAAGCTACCGGGAACATTGGTCTAAGTGGGTATAGAAATCAAGCTGCCGGGAACATTGGTCTAAGTGGGTATATAAATCAAACTGCCGGGAACATTGGTCTAAGTAGGTCTTCAAAGAAGCTAAACGGAAGGGGACGTGGTGGAAGGTCCCAACGCGGAGGAAGGGCTTACATGGGGCGATAA
- the LOC140892646 gene encoding protein PHYTOCHROME KINASE SUBSTRATE 4-like, with product MASATILKNFKYNSPQQPMFNVIEAPLNFTSFAQNNSPFKDLSFSSYLNPKDKQNHDESTNNNNSSTIEIDTEISIFDAQKYFSETNNDSKSYPKKPIQQKQINQDSVSINIQRQSSVNFRSRSFKTTTPTASSEASWNSQTGLLANPPGSLGVSLKNLETTDINNNGLISKKRINSCSGGKKYWFLIGPKSCCIGKKSVQVKETASENEMIKDDAENMDSIVPGKYQAPPRQHRVSASGRPFLDGVLQGPFSFPVLIPPPNKPMKDNIVKKPKEDPPRKSLEVFQAMLELSSALRPDHHHHRGQFKIPGSPIARVTNLDDDVGSDASSDLFEIESLSTPTNSYPMYRGRDSLEESAPPTFSARRFASSHGINIVNNSNVHFDTRSLDEPPTPSVAATECYAPSEVSIDWSVTTAEGFDKASVTNFSEMGNVDFLRQEEGVGGDGGKRRGNGGLLMMGCRQEKAVSVGPQPVKCVAEGPPIFPLHVGGRPPRANKTTAVAGGGSNAARLSLAFAA from the coding sequence ATGGCTTCCGCAACAATACTAAAGAATTTCAAGTACAATTCACCCCAACAGCCCATGTTTAATGTCATCGAAGCTCCTCTCAATTTCACCTCTTTTGCGCAGAACAATTCTCCATTCAAAGATTTATCCTTCTCCTCTTATCTCAACCCCAAAGATAAACAAAATCATGACGAGagtactaataataataattcctcCACCATTGAGATTGACACGGAGATCAGTATTTTCGATGCGCAGAAGTATTTCAGCGAGACCAATAACGACTCGAAAAGCTATCCCAAGAAACCCATTCAGCAGAAGCAGATTAATCAAGATTCGGTGTCGATTAATATTCAAAGGCAGTCGTCTGTGAATTTTCGATCGAGATCGTTTAAAACGACGACGCCCACGGCTTCTTCGGAGGCGAGCTGGAACAGCCAGACGGGGCTGTTGGCGAATCCTCCGGGTTCGTTGGGAGTTTCTTTGAAGAATTTGGAGACGACGGATATTAATAATAATGGATTAATATCCAAGAAACGAATAAACTCTTGTTCGGGGGGGAAAAAGTACTGGTTCTTGATCGGCCCCAAAAGCTGCTGCATTGGGAAAAAATCTGTCCAGGTTAAGGAAACAGCCTCGGAGAACGAGATGATCAAAGATGATGCGGAAAACATGGATTCCATCGTCCCCGGGAAATACCAAGCGCCGCCACGTCAACACCGCGTTTCGGCCTCCGGGAGGCCGTTTCTTGATGGAGTACTGCAGGGGCCTTTCTCGTTTCCGGTTTTGATCCCACCTCCCAACAAGCCAATGAAGGATAATATTGTAAAGAAACCCAAGGAAGATCCTCCCCGGAAATCTTTGGAGGTATTCCAGGCAATGCTGGAACTTTCGTCGGCTTTACGTCcagatcatcatcatcatcgaggCCAGTTCAAGATTCCGGGAAGCCCGATTGCTCGCGTTACGAACTTGGATGACGATGTCGGAAGCGACGCCAGCTCGGACTTGTTCGAGATCGAAAGCTTGTCGACTCCGACTAATTCTTATCCAATGTACCGTGGGAGGGATTCGCTGGAAGAATCTGCTCCTCCCACTTTCAGTGCCAGGAGATTTGCTTCTTCCCATGGGATTAATATTGTCAACAACAGTAATGTTCATTTCGACACGAGGAGCCTCGACGAGCCGCCGACGCCTAGCGTGGCGGCGACTGAGTGCTACGCGCCCAGTGAAGTGAGCATCGATTGGAGCGTCACCACGGCCGAGGGGTTCGACAAGGCGAGCGTCACGAATTTCTCGGAGATGGGGAATGTGGATTTCCTGCGGCAGGAGGAGGGGGTTGGTGGCGACGGCGGGAAGAGGAGGGGGAACGGTGGGCTGTTGATGATGGGATGCAGACAGGAGAAGGCGGTGAGCGTGGGGCCGCAGCCGGTGAAATGTGTGGCGGAGGGTCCACCGATTTTCCCGCTGCACGTGGGCGGTAGGCCACCGAGGGCTAATAAGACGACGGCGGTGGCGGGTGGCGGCTCTAACGCGGCGCGGCTGTCGCTTGCTTTTGCTGCATGA